One segment of Kogia breviceps isolate mKogBre1 chromosome 14, mKogBre1 haplotype 1, whole genome shotgun sequence DNA contains the following:
- the POLR3E gene encoding DNA-directed RNA polymerase III subunit RPC5 isoform X1 — translation MANEEDDPVIQEIDVYLAKSLAEKLYLFQYPVRPVSMTYDDIPHLSARIKPKQQKVELEMAIDTLNPNYCRSKGEQIALNVDGACADETSTYSSKLMDKQTFCSSQTTSNTSRYAAALYRQGELHLTPLHGILQLRPSFSYLDKADAKHREREAANEAGDSSQDEAEEDVKQITVRFSRPESEQARQRRVQSYEFLQKKHAEEPWVHLHYYGLRDSRSEHERQYLLCQGSSGVENTELVKSPSEYLMMLMPPSQEEEKDKPVAPSNVLSMAQLRTLPLADQIKILMKNVKVMPFANLMSLLGPSIDSVAVLRGIQKVAMLVQGNWVVKSDILYPKDSSSPHSGVPAEVLCRGRDFVMWKFTQSRWVVRKEVAAVTKLCAEDVKDFLEHMAVVRINKGWEFMLPYDGEFIKKHPDVVQRQHMLWTGIQAKLEKVYNLVKETMPKKPDGQSGPVGLVSGDQRVQVAKRQAQQNHALLERELQRRKEQLRASSAPPGVPPGVGVGVPPGVRVKEEPMSEEGEEEEEQGAEEDERPVHTSPSGGLHSRLANGLPAGRVAGGDSFNGHPPSGSAGTPVARELRAFVEATFQRQFVLTLSELKRLFNLHLASLPPGHMLFSGISDRMLQDTVLAAGCKQILVPFPPQTAASPDEQKVFALWESGDMSDQHRQVLLEIFSKNYRVRRNMIQSRLTQECGEDLSKQEVDKVLKDCCVSYGGMWYLKGTVQS, via the exons GTGGAGCTTGAGATGGCCATCGACACACTGAATCCCAACTATTGCCGCAGCAAAGGGGAGCAGATTGCGCTGAACGTGGACGGGGCCTGCGCTGACGAGACCAGCACATACTCCTC GAAGCTGATGGACAAGCAGACGTTCTGCTCTTCCCAGACCACCAGTAACACGTCTCGTTATGCTGCTGCGCTCTACAGGCAAG GTGAGCTCCACCTGACACCTTTACATGGCATCCTGCAGCTGCGGCCTAGCTTCTCCTACCTGGATAAGGCAGATGCCAAGCACCGTGAGAGGGAGGCAGCCAATGAGG CGGGAGACTCTTCACAGGACGAGGCAGAAGAAGATGTGAAGCAGATCACG GTGCGGTTCTCCCGGCCTGAGTCGGAGCAGGCCCGCCAGCGCCGCGTGCAGTCCTACGAGTTTCTGCAGAAGAAACATGCTGAGGAGCCCTGGGTCCACCTGCACTACTACGGCCTGAGG GACAGCCGCTCTGAGCATGAGCGCCAGTACCTGCTGTGCCAGGGCTCCAGCGGGGTTGAGAACACAGAGCTTGTCAAGTCACCCAG TGAGTACCTCATGATGCTGATGCCTCCCagccaggaggaggagaa AGACAAACCCGTGGCCCCCAGCAATGTCCTGTCCATGGCCCAGCTGCGCACCCTGCCCCTGGCTGATCAGATCAAGATCCTGATGAAGAATG TGAAGGTCATGCCTTTTGCCAACTTGATGAGCCTCCTGGGCCCCTCCATCGACTCTGTGGCTGTTCTGCGTGGCATCCAGAAGGTGGCGATGTTAGTCCAAGGAAACTGGGTGGTGAAGAG TGACATCCTGTACCCCAAGGACTCTTCTAGCCCTCACAGCGGCGTGCCTGCTGAGGTGCTCTGCAGGGGCCGAGACTTTGTT atgTGGAAGTTCACGCAGAGCCGGTGGGTGGTAAGGAAAGAGGTGGCAGCGGTGACTAAA CTCTGTGCGGAAGACGTGAAGGACTTTCTGGAGCACATGGCCGTAGTGAGGATCAACAAGGGCTGGGAGTTCATGCTGCCTTATGACGGGGAGTTCATCAAGAAGCATCCAGATGTGGTCCAGCGGCAGCACATGCTGTGGACGGGCATCCAGGCCAA ATTAGAAAAAGTTTATAATCTTGTGAAGGAAACCATGCCAAAGAAGCCGGATGGACAATCAG GGCCTGTCGGGCTGGTCTCTGGGGACCAGCGGGTCCAAGTCGCCAAAAGACAGGCCCAGCAGAACCACGCGCTGCTGGAGCGGGAGCTGCAGCGGAGGAAAGAGCAGCTGCGGGCGTCCTCGGCCCCGCCCGGTGTGCCGCccggtgtgggtgtgggtgtgccGCCCGGTGTGCGGGTCAAGGAGGAGCCCATgagtgaggagggggaggaagaggaagagcaggGAGCGGAGGAGGATGAGCGGCCCGTGCACACCTCGCCCAGCGGTGGCCTCCACAGCAGGCTGGCCAACGGGCTGCCTGCTGGGCGGGTGGCAGGCGGGGACAGCTTCAACGGGCACCCGCCCTCGGGCTCTGCTGGTACCCCCGTGGCCCGGGAGCTGAGGGCCTTCGTGGAGGCCACCTTTCAGAGACAGTTTGTGCTCACGCTGAGCGAACTCAAGCGCCTCTTCAACCTGCACTTGGCCAGCCTGCCCCCCGGCCACATGCTCTTCAGCGGCATCTCGGACCGCATGCTGCAGGACACGGTGCTGGCCGCCGGCTGCAAGCAGATACTGGTGCCT TTTCCCCCGCAGACGGCTGCTTCCCCGGATGAGCAGAAGGTGTTCGCCCTCTGGGAGTCTGGAGACATGAGTGACCAG CATCGACAGGTTTTGcttgaaattttttccaaaaattacCGGGTACGCCGGAACATGATCCAGTCTCGGCTGACTCAAGAGTGTGGAGAAGATCTGAGTAAACAGGAGGTGGATAAAGTGCTAAAG GACTGCTGTGTAAGCTATGGTGGCATGTGGTACCTTAAAGGGACAGTACAGTCTTGA
- the POLR3E gene encoding DNA-directed RNA polymerase III subunit RPC5 isoform X2: protein MANEEDDPVIQEIDVYLAKSLAEKLYLFQYPVRPVSMTYDDIPHLSARIKPKQQKVELEMAIDTLNPNYCRSKGEQIALNVDGACADETSTYSSKLMDKQTFCSSQTTSNTSRYAAALYRQAGDSSQDEAEEDVKQITVRFSRPESEQARQRRVQSYEFLQKKHAEEPWVHLHYYGLRDSRSEHERQYLLCQGSSGVENTELVKSPSEYLMMLMPPSQEEEKDKPVAPSNVLSMAQLRTLPLADQIKILMKNVKVMPFANLMSLLGPSIDSVAVLRGIQKVAMLVQGNWVVKSDILYPKDSSSPHSGVPAEVLCRGRDFVMWKFTQSRWVVRKEVAAVTKLCAEDVKDFLEHMAVVRINKGWEFMLPYDGEFIKKHPDVVQRQHMLWTGIQAKLEKVYNLVKETMPKKPDGQSGPVGLVSGDQRVQVAKRQAQQNHALLERELQRRKEQLRASSAPPGVPPGVGVGVPPGVRVKEEPMSEEGEEEEEQGAEEDERPVHTSPSGGLHSRLANGLPAGRVAGGDSFNGHPPSGSAGTPVARELRAFVEATFQRQFVLTLSELKRLFNLHLASLPPGHMLFSGISDRMLQDTVLAAGCKQILVPFPPQTAASPDEQKVFALWESGDMSDQHRQVLLEIFSKNYRVRRNMIQSRLTQECGEDLSKQEVDKVLKDCCVSYGGMWYLKGTVQS, encoded by the exons GTGGAGCTTGAGATGGCCATCGACACACTGAATCCCAACTATTGCCGCAGCAAAGGGGAGCAGATTGCGCTGAACGTGGACGGGGCCTGCGCTGACGAGACCAGCACATACTCCTC GAAGCTGATGGACAAGCAGACGTTCTGCTCTTCCCAGACCACCAGTAACACGTCTCGTTATGCTGCTGCGCTCTACAGGCAAG CGGGAGACTCTTCACAGGACGAGGCAGAAGAAGATGTGAAGCAGATCACG GTGCGGTTCTCCCGGCCTGAGTCGGAGCAGGCCCGCCAGCGCCGCGTGCAGTCCTACGAGTTTCTGCAGAAGAAACATGCTGAGGAGCCCTGGGTCCACCTGCACTACTACGGCCTGAGG GACAGCCGCTCTGAGCATGAGCGCCAGTACCTGCTGTGCCAGGGCTCCAGCGGGGTTGAGAACACAGAGCTTGTCAAGTCACCCAG TGAGTACCTCATGATGCTGATGCCTCCCagccaggaggaggagaa AGACAAACCCGTGGCCCCCAGCAATGTCCTGTCCATGGCCCAGCTGCGCACCCTGCCCCTGGCTGATCAGATCAAGATCCTGATGAAGAATG TGAAGGTCATGCCTTTTGCCAACTTGATGAGCCTCCTGGGCCCCTCCATCGACTCTGTGGCTGTTCTGCGTGGCATCCAGAAGGTGGCGATGTTAGTCCAAGGAAACTGGGTGGTGAAGAG TGACATCCTGTACCCCAAGGACTCTTCTAGCCCTCACAGCGGCGTGCCTGCTGAGGTGCTCTGCAGGGGCCGAGACTTTGTT atgTGGAAGTTCACGCAGAGCCGGTGGGTGGTAAGGAAAGAGGTGGCAGCGGTGACTAAA CTCTGTGCGGAAGACGTGAAGGACTTTCTGGAGCACATGGCCGTAGTGAGGATCAACAAGGGCTGGGAGTTCATGCTGCCTTATGACGGGGAGTTCATCAAGAAGCATCCAGATGTGGTCCAGCGGCAGCACATGCTGTGGACGGGCATCCAGGCCAA ATTAGAAAAAGTTTATAATCTTGTGAAGGAAACCATGCCAAAGAAGCCGGATGGACAATCAG GGCCTGTCGGGCTGGTCTCTGGGGACCAGCGGGTCCAAGTCGCCAAAAGACAGGCCCAGCAGAACCACGCGCTGCTGGAGCGGGAGCTGCAGCGGAGGAAAGAGCAGCTGCGGGCGTCCTCGGCCCCGCCCGGTGTGCCGCccggtgtgggtgtgggtgtgccGCCCGGTGTGCGGGTCAAGGAGGAGCCCATgagtgaggagggggaggaagaggaagagcaggGAGCGGAGGAGGATGAGCGGCCCGTGCACACCTCGCCCAGCGGTGGCCTCCACAGCAGGCTGGCCAACGGGCTGCCTGCTGGGCGGGTGGCAGGCGGGGACAGCTTCAACGGGCACCCGCCCTCGGGCTCTGCTGGTACCCCCGTGGCCCGGGAGCTGAGGGCCTTCGTGGAGGCCACCTTTCAGAGACAGTTTGTGCTCACGCTGAGCGAACTCAAGCGCCTCTTCAACCTGCACTTGGCCAGCCTGCCCCCCGGCCACATGCTCTTCAGCGGCATCTCGGACCGCATGCTGCAGGACACGGTGCTGGCCGCCGGCTGCAAGCAGATACTGGTGCCT TTTCCCCCGCAGACGGCTGCTTCCCCGGATGAGCAGAAGGTGTTCGCCCTCTGGGAGTCTGGAGACATGAGTGACCAG CATCGACAGGTTTTGcttgaaattttttccaaaaattacCGGGTACGCCGGAACATGATCCAGTCTCGGCTGACTCAAGAGTGTGGAGAAGATCTGAGTAAACAGGAGGTGGATAAAGTGCTAAAG GACTGCTGTGTAAGCTATGGTGGCATGTGGTACCTTAAAGGGACAGTACAGTCTTGA
- the POLR3E gene encoding DNA-directed RNA polymerase III subunit RPC5 isoform X3 encodes MLLRSTGKLRPSFSYLDKADAKHREREAANEAGDSSQDEAEEDVKQITVRFSRPESEQARQRRVQSYEFLQKKHAEEPWVHLHYYGLRDSRSEHERQYLLCQGSSGVENTELVKSPSEYLMMLMPPSQEEEKDKPVAPSNVLSMAQLRTLPLADQIKILMKNVKVMPFANLMSLLGPSIDSVAVLRGIQKVAMLVQGNWVVKSDILYPKDSSSPHSGVPAEVLCRGRDFVMWKFTQSRWVVRKEVAAVTKLCAEDVKDFLEHMAVVRINKGWEFMLPYDGEFIKKHPDVVQRQHMLWTGIQAKLEKVYNLVKETMPKKPDGQSGPVGLVSGDQRVQVAKRQAQQNHALLERELQRRKEQLRASSAPPGVPPGVGVGVPPGVRVKEEPMSEEGEEEEEQGAEEDERPVHTSPSGGLHSRLANGLPAGRVAGGDSFNGHPPSGSAGTPVARELRAFVEATFQRQFVLTLSELKRLFNLHLASLPPGHMLFSGISDRMLQDTVLAAGCKQILVPFPPQTAASPDEQKVFALWESGDMSDQHRQVLLEIFSKNYRVRRNMIQSRLTQECGEDLSKQEVDKVLKDCCVSYGGMWYLKGTVQS; translated from the exons ATGCTGCTGCGCTCTACAGGCAAG CTGCGGCCTAGCTTCTCCTACCTGGATAAGGCAGATGCCAAGCACCGTGAGAGGGAGGCAGCCAATGAGG CGGGAGACTCTTCACAGGACGAGGCAGAAGAAGATGTGAAGCAGATCACG GTGCGGTTCTCCCGGCCTGAGTCGGAGCAGGCCCGCCAGCGCCGCGTGCAGTCCTACGAGTTTCTGCAGAAGAAACATGCTGAGGAGCCCTGGGTCCACCTGCACTACTACGGCCTGAGG GACAGCCGCTCTGAGCATGAGCGCCAGTACCTGCTGTGCCAGGGCTCCAGCGGGGTTGAGAACACAGAGCTTGTCAAGTCACCCAG TGAGTACCTCATGATGCTGATGCCTCCCagccaggaggaggagaa AGACAAACCCGTGGCCCCCAGCAATGTCCTGTCCATGGCCCAGCTGCGCACCCTGCCCCTGGCTGATCAGATCAAGATCCTGATGAAGAATG TGAAGGTCATGCCTTTTGCCAACTTGATGAGCCTCCTGGGCCCCTCCATCGACTCTGTGGCTGTTCTGCGTGGCATCCAGAAGGTGGCGATGTTAGTCCAAGGAAACTGGGTGGTGAAGAG TGACATCCTGTACCCCAAGGACTCTTCTAGCCCTCACAGCGGCGTGCCTGCTGAGGTGCTCTGCAGGGGCCGAGACTTTGTT atgTGGAAGTTCACGCAGAGCCGGTGGGTGGTAAGGAAAGAGGTGGCAGCGGTGACTAAA CTCTGTGCGGAAGACGTGAAGGACTTTCTGGAGCACATGGCCGTAGTGAGGATCAACAAGGGCTGGGAGTTCATGCTGCCTTATGACGGGGAGTTCATCAAGAAGCATCCAGATGTGGTCCAGCGGCAGCACATGCTGTGGACGGGCATCCAGGCCAA ATTAGAAAAAGTTTATAATCTTGTGAAGGAAACCATGCCAAAGAAGCCGGATGGACAATCAG GGCCTGTCGGGCTGGTCTCTGGGGACCAGCGGGTCCAAGTCGCCAAAAGACAGGCCCAGCAGAACCACGCGCTGCTGGAGCGGGAGCTGCAGCGGAGGAAAGAGCAGCTGCGGGCGTCCTCGGCCCCGCCCGGTGTGCCGCccggtgtgggtgtgggtgtgccGCCCGGTGTGCGGGTCAAGGAGGAGCCCATgagtgaggagggggaggaagaggaagagcaggGAGCGGAGGAGGATGAGCGGCCCGTGCACACCTCGCCCAGCGGTGGCCTCCACAGCAGGCTGGCCAACGGGCTGCCTGCTGGGCGGGTGGCAGGCGGGGACAGCTTCAACGGGCACCCGCCCTCGGGCTCTGCTGGTACCCCCGTGGCCCGGGAGCTGAGGGCCTTCGTGGAGGCCACCTTTCAGAGACAGTTTGTGCTCACGCTGAGCGAACTCAAGCGCCTCTTCAACCTGCACTTGGCCAGCCTGCCCCCCGGCCACATGCTCTTCAGCGGCATCTCGGACCGCATGCTGCAGGACACGGTGCTGGCCGCCGGCTGCAAGCAGATACTGGTGCCT TTTCCCCCGCAGACGGCTGCTTCCCCGGATGAGCAGAAGGTGTTCGCCCTCTGGGAGTCTGGAGACATGAGTGACCAG CATCGACAGGTTTTGcttgaaattttttccaaaaattacCGGGTACGCCGGAACATGATCCAGTCTCGGCTGACTCAAGAGTGTGGAGAAGATCTGAGTAAACAGGAGGTGGATAAAGTGCTAAAG GACTGCTGTGTAAGCTATGGTGGCATGTGGTACCTTAAAGGGACAGTACAGTCTTGA